In the Colius striatus isolate bColStr4 chromosome 3, bColStr4.1.hap1, whole genome shotgun sequence genome, CTCTCCCTGCGTTCAGGTGGACAGACACTACATATCCCTATGGTCCTCCAAAAGCAGCAGGAAGATCACATCACCTAccacagagcagctttgctgctaCAGGCTGCCGACATGACTGGAATCCTCAGCCTACTTATCAGGAGTCTCAGAGGAGAAACCAAAAGCTAAGTGGATTGTGCATGCTGGTCTGCCAGGTACTCTGAGGCACTTTGCTGGgacagcagaaagaagaaaagaatggaaGAAATGTGCCTTGTTCTAAGCAATGAATGAAGATGTCTTATGAGCTGCCAGCTGAAAAGAGTTTGGAAACACTAACACTGCAATGTAGTTTCTTCTAAAGTCACAAGAGCTTCCTTCATGACAAAACTTGAAATGTTTTACTGATTAATTAGAATCTTTGTGGTTTACAGCTAACTGGGAGGTTTAGGGCAGCTGGCAAGAAACTTGGTCACAGCCTTGCCACTTTCATTAGCCCTAGTGACCAAATGGACCAAGCAACCCCCATTTCTAGGCTCTGCAGGGTTCTGTTGTTGCATTGATACCTGTTGTTCATAACGCCTGTTCACATCGCCTTTTCAGACCCACAACTCTTGCTGccaggagaaacacagcaccGGTGAGCACTTCTGCCACAAAGGAGATCCAGACTAGGGCCAGGGACCAGCCAAACCTGATGTCAATTTCTACCAGGAGATCCTTACTCCTCAGGAGGCAGACAGCTTCCTCGAAGGCAGCAGCTGAATACGCGATATAGACGCTGATCCCAGTAAGTGTAACAAGAgctatgaaagaaaaacatattcaGCTAGTCAGCATCCATTGCAGAAATTAACATGAATTAATTATTTCTTAGGGCTTCTTTGCCACTCCTTCCTGTCCACTCAGGTCACATCACCAGTTAGCCTCTGTTTACCTCTGAAATCCAGTGAGGCTGGTTtttggggaagggagagagggaagtgGGTTACTTCAGTCCAATGTGCTTAATGTGTTCTTACTGTCAAATATCAAATCAAAATAAGTAACAGCAAGCCTCCCACAATAGAAATCTACTTATGTCTTTTACAGATACCCAATGCATGCACATTCCTGTTTTCAGGATTGTGTTGTAAAGCATCCTAATTTCTCATTGCTGTGCACCACATACAGCTGTCTCCCTCTAGGCAAGAAAGCCCATGGAGACAGAGATTCCTGCATCTCAGGGCGGTGAACTGAATTTAGGCTATTTTCTAATTCTGAGTATTGCTTTGAGTGTTCAGTGTAAATGTGTTGGTCTTCACAGTCAGCTCCCAGCAAGTGTTGTGCAGTTGTGACTATCCATCACTTCCAAATAACTGAGCCAAAGACATCCTTGGAGGAGACAAAAAACCAAATTAACGGAGGCACTCAAACAAGAAGCCACATgttttcagaaggaaaggaCTGTCAGCAGACTCAAGGAATGGCACATCCAGCACAAGTTCATGCTATCTCCTAGGCCTGGCATCTATGTCACTCAAAGGACATACAGTAACTAAAGTCACTGGTTCGGTGGCTGGAAAGACACGTTGGAAAGGTGATTTAAGGCGTGCAGTCCAGGGAAAGTAGATCCTAAAACATTTGTAGGACAAGATAGTGTCTTATCTGACTTTCTGTTAAACCACAATGTAAGTCTAGATGAGTCTGCATGTTTTTCCAGAAAGATGAGTTTGAGTAGAGGCAAACCAAGACAGAAAAGTACTGGGTTATCCAACAGTCAAGATTCACACTCATTACTGATTTTAAACATGCTAAGAGTCCTTTGCAAGAGGGAGGCAAATCCCTTTATACCCATTAGCAGCAGCAATGGAAATGATTGTTTTGTTGACATTTTCAAGAAGGCCCGCTGAGTTCTGTGATCCTCTTTAAATGCAGCCACATTTCAACTAAAAAAGGGAAGCACGTAGATGTCTCGGGATGCAGAACATTTCAGTTATGGTATACTCCAAAACACCCATGTTTCTGGAACTTTGTAAAGGGGAATATCCTCTCAAACTGTGCATACCTGTTACGTGCACAAAGCCTGAGTGCAGCTGAAACAGCTGAAATAGACTGAGCAGGAGGAGGGTCTGGTCTCACACCAAAGACGACCCTGCAGTCTGCTCACGCTGTCCTGGGAAACAGAACTAGTTGTATCTCCGGAATATGTTCAAGCACCCCTCTCCTAATACTAtctttgtgtttcctttccttctttgccACCCCAAGTGTCTTAGAAAGGCACAGCACTCCACTCCTCAGTGGGAAAATCATGCTTTGCACTTCACAGCTTTTCATCTTTCACTTACCATTTGGAGTAGTTTTCAAATAGCCTAAGCCTTTTAGTGAATCCAGCTTTCTGATGTTATAAAGCAACAGAACTCACTTTTCTTTTCACAGAGGAAAAGCATAATGGGAGGTGGTTGGTCTTTGTAAGAGCATTTCAGACTAAAAAGGTCAGTCAAGACTTTGAGACAGTAGCATTTGCTTCCAGTAATCTCTTAGCATTCTCTTCTTAGAAATAGGACTCTATGATCAGGTGATGAGGCCTAATACTGAGaatcccctttttttgttgggaaaaaaatctgtttcaagtTACATTGTGAAACATACTAAAAGTCTACCTGGAGAAGAATTGGAGATGACTTTAAACcaattttttctattttgacaGAGTGGTTTTCATTTGAATTCCTAAATGACTAAAACACACAGGTTTTGGCTACACCAAAAAtgatagaaaacaaaatgtcaaaGAATTTTAAGAGCTCTGAATTGAAATGTTACACTCAAAATAAGCCtttggagttttgttttgtgaCCCACAGTCTAGAGACACCACTTGTTCAAAAGTAGCAGCAAAGCTAGGCCAAGAATGCCTAGCAAGACTCTTTTCAGGAACTTGGAAAAACCAGCAGTTTTCTTAACAGTTGTGAGATGTCTGCAAGGCTATCAAACCCCACGCTTTACTAATTTGAAAGTCACTTCATTACTCCATTTCCTCGTCTGTAAAGGATTTGGACTCTGTGCTGAGTAAGTATTAAATCTGTTGTGTTAATGGGCACAGCAAATGTGTTATGTTCAAAGTGTGACTCACTCCCTAAGGATGCATGATTGTGTGTGATTATTTGCCTTTCCTGACTCTCAATGACAGCTTTCTATTCCAGAACCCATGTATATCCCAGAATCAGGAGCTGAGGAGATATCAAGTGAATGAACACCAGATTATTGTGCAAGCAAACTCGTGCTTAGCTATTTTCCCCTGGAAGACAAAGTGATGTTTCCCAGATATAATATGTTATTCTTTAAAACAGTTATACTGGGAGTTTGATATAGTacctccaaaaagaaaaagcagtccCGTCATGAGAAGCAGTAGGTAGGCCCTGGCAAGAATACTGATGAACCCAGTCATTCCTCCAAAAATCATCAATATCAGGCTGAGGGGCATCAGGATGACAAATGTTCCATGCATGTCTAAGGAAAAATGAAGAGTGTTAATATTTCAATGTCCTATTACAGTTTCATTGGATGTACTAATAATTATTGAGTGCAGAGCCCCTGATCAGGATAAAAGCTTTATTCTGTGCTGCACAAACAAGCAGCTGGACAATCTCTTGGACTTTCGGTTCGAAGTGGCGGAATAAACATATGGTATGAAGTAAAAGGTAACATACAGAGCAAGCccttcacaggatcacagactGTGTTTCTAACACAGGGACCACAAATATAAAGGCTATATCAACATGGATATATTTAAGCAATTAAACTGTTCTCAGATATTCAGCCTAGCTGGATAACAGGTGATGCACTGGATATGAGGTAGTCACTGACAACCTCAATAAAATGTAGCCCTGGTTATGTGAATCATACAGATCACAATGAGTGGCATCGTTCTGCTTGAGTGGTGAGATCCAGCAGATGCTTTGGTtaaacactttcttttctgtcacaTGTCCTCTCCTCACCAGATCTAGCAAATTGTTGACCTTTTCCTTTGTTGCAGCTGACCATCAACTAGATGTAGATTTTCCTATCCAGCTCTATGTCTGTCACTGTTTTCTACAGCAGCTTCACTAAGTACATTAACCTATCCTGATTGCTTCCTCCCATGCTAAATGTTTTACATTACTCTTTCTTGATCCCT is a window encoding:
- the TMEM114 gene encoding transmembrane protein 114 isoform X2, which gives rise to MKVNLGVLSLFVALVGVSSFVFLVVAIATDFWYIIDASKLEESRNGTDTLSSHSGLWRTCRVRSECYPLINPFWHENANITDAHRQLLYMHGTFVILMPLSLILMIFGGMTGFISILARAYLLLLMTGLLFLFGALVTLTGISVYIAYSAAAFEEAVCLLRSKDLLVEIDIRFGWSLALVWISFVAEVLTGAVFLLAARVVGLKRRCEQAL